One region of Brassica napus cultivar Da-Ae chromosome A10, Da-Ae, whole genome shotgun sequence genomic DNA includes:
- the LOC106370329 gene encoding 30S ribosomal protein S16-2, chloroplastic/mitochondrial: MVVRLRLSRLGCKNRPFFRVMAADSRSPRDGKHIEVLGYFNPLPGQDGGKRMGLKFDRIKYWLSVGAQASDPVQRLLFRSGLLPPPPMVAMGRKGGERDTRPVDPMTGRYVDAEKTPAISDNKPKEEDKSP; the protein is encoded by the exons ATGGTTGTACGGCTCAGATTATCGAGGCTAGGATGCAAAAATCGACCATTTTTCCGGGTAATGGCAGCTGATAGCAGATCCCCTAGAGACGGGAAGCACATCGAGGTCTTGGGTTACTTCAATCCTCTCCCTG GCCAGGACGGTGGTAAGAGAATGGGTCTCAAGTTTGACCGTATCAA ATACTGGTTATCTGTTGGTGCTCAGGCATCAGACCCGGTTCAACGTCTCCTTTTCAGATCCGGTTtacttcctcctcctccaatgGTGGCTATGGGGCGTAAAGGTGGAGAAAGAGACACTCGCCCTGTAGATCCaatgacaggtcgctatgtggATGCAGAGAAAACACCAGCGATTAGCGACAACAAGCCtaaggaagaagacaaaagtCCATGA
- the LOC106371487 gene encoding nucleosome assembly protein 1;3 translates to MSNDKDSFNVGDLTAALKDEDRAGLVNALKNKLQNLAGQHSDVLENLTPKIRRRVEVLREIQGKHDEIEAKFREERAALEAKYQKLYQPLYTKRYEIVNGAIEVEGAQEDVKMDQGEEKTAEEKGVPSFWLTALKNNDVISEEITERDEGALMYLKDIKWCKIEEPKGFKLEFFFDQNPYFKNTLLTKAYHMIDEDEPLLEKAIGTEIDWYPGKCLTQKILKKKPKKGAKNAKPITKTEDCESFFNFFSPPQVPDDDEDIDEDRAEELQNLMEQDYDIGSTIREKIIPHAVSWFTGEAIEGEEFDIDNDDEDDIDEDEDEDEEDDEDEDEDEEDDDDEDEEEEVSKTKKKPSILHKKGGRPQINDGQQGERPPECKQQ, encoded by the exons ATGAGCAACGATAAGGACAGCTTCAACGTCGGCGATCTCACCGCCG CTCTTAAGGATGAGGATCGCGCAGGCCTTGTCAACGCTCTTAAG AACAAGCTGCAGAATCTGGCTGGACAGCACTCTGATGTGCTCGAGAATCTGACTCCTAAGATCAGAAGGCGCGTTGAGGTCTTGAGGGAGATTCAG GGCAAACATGATGAAATTGAGGCTAAGTTCCGCGAGGAGAGAGCTGCACTTGAAGCCAAGTATCAAAAGTTATACCAGCCTTTGTATACCAAG CGTTATGAGATTGTGAATGGAGCTATCGAAGTTGAAGGAGCTCAAGAGGATGTTAAGATGGACCAGGGAGAGGAGAAAACTGCTGAAG AGAAGGGAGTCCCTAGTTTCTGGCTGACCgccttgaaaaacaatgatgTTATATCTGAGGAG ATCACGGAGCGTGATGAAGGAGCCCTCATGTATCTTAAAGATATTAAGTGGTGCAAGATTGAGGAACCAAAGGGATTCAAGCTTGAGTTTTTCTTCGACCAGAACCCGTACTTCAAAAACACCCTATTAACAAAGGCGTATCACATGATTGATGAAGATGAGCCTCTGCTTGAGAAGGCTATTGG GACAGAGATTGATTGGTATCCTGGAAAATGCTTAACTCAGAAGATTCTTAAGAAGAAGCCTAAGAAAGGTGCGAAGAATGCCAAGCCAATCACCAAAACTGAAGATTGTGAAAGCTTCTTCAACTTCTTCAGCCCTCCCCAAGttcctgatgatgatgaagacatCGACGAAGACAGA GCTGAGGAACTTCAGAATCTGATGGAACAAGATTATGACATTGG TTCTACAATCCGGGAGAAGATTATACCTCATGCTGTCTCATGGTTTACTGGTGAGGCTATTGAAGGAGAGGAGTTTGACATAGACAATGACGATGAAGATGATATTGATGAGGACGAagatgaggatgaagaagatgatgaggacgaagatgaggatgaagaagatgacgatgacgaagatgaggaagaagaagtaagcAAGACCAAAAAGAAG CCGTCAATCCTACACAAG AAAGGGGGCAGGCCTCAGATCAACGATGGACAACAAGGGGAGAGGCCTCCTGAGTGCAAGCAACAGTAA